The following coding sequences lie in one Mesorhizobium sp. NZP2298 genomic window:
- the hisC gene encoding histidinol-phosphate transaminase, with the protein MNHTPDQARPTPRAGIMDIDAYVPGKSTAPAGVAKVYKLSSNENPLGPSPKAIEAAREVAAKLDIYPDGTAKRLREAIAEVHGLNAQNIICSNGSDEILGLLAQTYLAPGDEAIFTEHAFMVYKIYIQSAGAAPIAVKETDERADIDAMLAAVTPRTKIVFLANPNNPTGTYVPFQEVRRLHAGLPRNVLLVLDAAYAEYVRRNDYEAGIELVGSAENVVMTRTFSKIGLGGARIGWMYGPMHIVDAINRVRGPFNVNATAIEAGIAAIRDRAHVERSVAHNETWLTWLTAEMTGLGLRVTPSVGNFLLIHFPDDQKHSAAAADDYLTARGYILRRVSGYGFPNALRMTVGTEEANRGVVAALATFLKS; encoded by the coding sequence ATGAACCACACACCGGATCAGGCACGTCCAACCCCGCGCGCGGGCATCATGGACATAGACGCCTACGTGCCCGGCAAGAGCACGGCGCCGGCCGGTGTCGCCAAGGTCTACAAGCTGTCGTCGAACGAGAACCCGCTCGGCCCCTCACCTAAGGCGATCGAAGCCGCGCGTGAGGTTGCCGCCAAACTCGACATCTATCCCGACGGTACCGCCAAACGGCTGCGCGAGGCGATCGCCGAGGTGCATGGGCTCAATGCGCAGAATATCATCTGCTCGAACGGTTCCGACGAGATTCTGGGCCTGCTGGCACAAACCTATCTCGCGCCCGGTGACGAAGCGATTTTCACCGAACATGCATTCATGGTCTACAAGATCTACATCCAGTCTGCCGGCGCCGCGCCGATCGCGGTCAAGGAGACCGACGAGCGTGCCGATATCGATGCGATGCTGGCCGCCGTCACGCCACGCACGAAAATCGTCTTCCTCGCCAATCCCAACAATCCGACCGGCACCTATGTGCCGTTCCAGGAGGTGCGCCGCCTGCATGCCGGCCTGCCGCGAAACGTGCTGCTGGTGCTCGACGCGGCCTATGCCGAATATGTCCGCCGCAACGATTATGAAGCCGGCATCGAGCTGGTCGGCAGCGCCGAGAACGTGGTGATGACGCGTACCTTCTCCAAGATCGGCCTTGGCGGGGCGCGGATCGGCTGGATGTACGGGCCGATGCACATCGTCGACGCCATCAATCGCGTGCGCGGCCCCTTCAACGTCAATGCGACGGCGATCGAGGCTGGCATCGCCGCGATCCGCGACCGCGCCCATGTCGAGCGCAGCGTGGCGCACAACGAGACCTGGCTCACCTGGCTGACCGCAGAGATGACCGGGCTCGGACTGCGGGTGACGCCCAGCGTCGGCAATTTCCTCCTCATCCATTTTCCCGACGACCAGAAGCATTCAGCGGCGGCGGCGGACGATTACCTGACCGCGCGCGGCTATATATTGCGGCGTGTTTCCGGCTACGGCTTCCCCAACGCGCTGCGCATGACCGTTGGCACAGAAGAGGCCAATCGCGGCGTCGTCGCCGCGCTCGCGACATTCCTGAAAAGCTAG
- a CDS encoding prephenate/arogenate dehydrogenase family protein, which yields MTSPMFEKIALVGIGLIGSSLARVIRREGLAGHVAISTRSTATLARAQELGLGDSYTTDAKEAVRDADLIIVSVPVGSSGAVAQEIAPALKKGAILTDVGSTKASVIAQMQPHVPDGVHFIPGHPLAGTEKSGPDAGFADLFDNRWCIFTPLPGTDPDALEKLSEFWRRCGANIDTMDPQHHDMTLAIVSHLPHIIAYNIVGTADDLESVTKTEVIKYSASGFRDFTRLAASDPTMWRDVCLHNKDAILEMLARFSEDLAFLQRAIRWGDGDKLFDLFTRTRAVRRSIIEAGQDIDVPDFGRQAIEHPSKN from the coding sequence ATGACATCACCGATGTTTGAAAAGATCGCGCTGGTCGGCATCGGCCTCATCGGCTCGTCGCTGGCCCGCGTCATCCGCCGCGAGGGCCTTGCCGGCCACGTTGCCATCTCGACCCGCAGCACGGCGACGCTGGCGCGGGCGCAGGAGCTTGGGCTGGGTGATTCCTACACGACCGATGCCAAGGAAGCGGTCCGCGATGCGGATCTGATCATCGTCTCGGTGCCGGTCGGCTCGTCCGGCGCGGTGGCGCAGGAGATCGCGCCGGCGCTGAAGAAGGGCGCGATCCTCACCGATGTCGGCTCGACCAAGGCCTCCGTCATCGCGCAGATGCAGCCGCATGTGCCTGACGGCGTGCATTTCATTCCCGGCCATCCGCTGGCGGGTACCGAAAAATCCGGTCCGGATGCGGGTTTCGCCGACCTGTTCGACAATCGCTGGTGCATCTTCACGCCGCTGCCGGGCACCGATCCGGACGCGCTGGAGAAGCTGTCGGAATTCTGGCGCCGCTGCGGCGCAAACATCGACACGATGGACCCGCAGCATCACGACATGACGCTCGCCATTGTTTCGCATCTACCGCACATCATTGCCTACAACATCGTCGGCACCGCCGACGATCTGGAATCGGTAACCAAGACGGAAGTCATCAAATATTCCGCCTCCGGCTTTCGCGACTTCACGCGCCTGGCCGCCTCCGACCCGACCATGTGGCGGGACGTGTGCCTGCACAACAAGGATGCCATCCTCGAAATGCTGGCGCGGTTTTCCGAAGACCTGGCGTTCCTGCAGCGCGCGATCCGCTGGGGCGACGGCGACAAGCTGTTCGACCTGTTCACCCGCACCCGGGCCGTGCGCCGCTCGATCATCGAGGCGGGCCAGGACATCGATGTGCCCGATTTCGGCCGTCAGGCGATCGAGCACCCGTCGAAGAATTAG
- a CDS encoding sugar kinase — MARPPRLLSVGALTLDTILRVETLPAHQGKFIASDGVQIASGMATSAACAAHRLGANVSLWASAGDDPVGDQLIAGIGAEGVDCSYVRRVSGARSALASILVDAHGERIIVPFYDSLAQTDPDSLPFADIAAFDTVLVDVRWPGAAALALKAAHAANRPAILDADTAPLAVLEQLLPLASHIVASEPAVRIICGQALDLESACTDLASRTDAFVAVTGGAAGTWWFDRATQSSRHVAAPKIKAVDTLAAGDVFHGAFAVGLGEAMPVEQALRFASAAAALKCQRFGGRLGAPDRAETLAMVAATWPETA; from the coding sequence GTGGCAAGACCCCCGAGACTCCTGAGTGTCGGCGCGCTGACGCTGGACACGATCCTGCGTGTCGAGACGCTGCCCGCGCATCAGGGAAAATTCATCGCCTCCGACGGCGTCCAGATCGCCTCTGGCATGGCCACCAGCGCTGCCTGCGCCGCGCATCGCCTGGGCGCCAACGTGTCGCTGTGGGCAAGTGCCGGCGATGATCCGGTCGGCGACCAACTGATTGCCGGGATCGGGGCCGAAGGCGTCGACTGCAGCTACGTGCGCCGCGTTAGCGGCGCCCGCTCGGCGCTGGCATCCATCCTGGTCGACGCTCATGGCGAACGCATCATCGTGCCTTTCTATGACAGTTTGGCCCAGACCGATCCCGATTCTTTGCCTTTCGCCGACATCGCGGCGTTCGATACCGTGCTGGTCGACGTGCGCTGGCCGGGTGCCGCGGCCCTTGCCCTCAAGGCGGCGCACGCCGCCAACCGGCCTGCGATTCTCGATGCCGATACCGCGCCGCTGGCGGTGCTGGAGCAGCTGTTGCCGCTGGCTTCGCACATCGTCGCCTCCGAGCCGGCGGTCCGCATCATATGCGGCCAGGCCCTGGATCTGGAGAGTGCTTGCACCGACCTCGCCTCCCGCACCGACGCCTTCGTCGCGGTCACCGGTGGCGCGGCAGGCACCTGGTGGTTCGATCGCGCGACGCAATCATCCCGTCATGTCGCGGCGCCCAAAATCAAGGCGGTCGACACGCTGGCGGCGGGTGATGTCTTCCACGGCGCCTTTGCCGTCGGGCTGGGCGAAGCCATGCCGGTCGAGCAAGCCTTGCGCTTTGCCAGTGCCGCCGCCGCGCTCAAATGCCAGCGCTTCGGCGGCAGGCTCGGTGCGCCGGACCGGGCCGAGACACTGGCCATGGTCGCGGCGACATGGCCTGAAACAGCCTAA